The genomic DNA AGGGAAGGATCCGCGCCGTGGCTTTCATCACGACCGCAGACGGAACCGAGATCTTCTACAAGGACTGGGGGTCGGGGCAGCCGATCGTGTTCAGTCACGGATGGCCGCTGACCGCCGATGCGTGGGACCCTCAGTTGAATTTCGTGGCGGACAACGGGTTCCGTGCCGTTGCCCATGACCGGCGTGGGGGCGGACGTTCGGGGCAGCCGTGGGCGGGCAACGACCTCGACACGTACGCGGACGACCTGGCGTCGCTGATCGAGGCGCTGGACCTGCGTGACGTCATCCTGGTCGGGCATTCGACCGGTGGTGGTGAGGTGGCGCGGTACATCGGGCGCCACGGGACCGGTCGGGTCGCGAAGGCCGTCCTGCTGAGCGCGATCCCGCCGCTGATGCTCAAGACGGAGGCGAACCCGGAGGGACTGCCCGTCGAGGTGTTCGACGAGATCCGGGCGGGCGTCGCGACGGACCGCTCCCAGTTCTACCGGGACCTCAGTGAGACGTTCTACGGTGCAAACCGGGAGGGTTCGACAGTCTCGCAGGGCACGCGTGACGCGTTCTGGCTGTGGTCGATGCAGGTGGGTATCAAGAGCGCGTACGACTGCGTCAGGGCGTTCTCGGAGACGGACCTGACCGAGGACCTCAAGCGGTTCGACGTCCCGACGCTGATCGTGCACGGCGACGACGACCAGATCGTGCCCATCGTGGCCGCGGGCGAGAAGTCCTCGAAGCTGGTCAAGGACGCCACGTTCAAGGTGTACCGGGGCGCCCCGCACGGTCTGGCGATGGTTCCCGTCTTCGCCGACCGTTTCAACACCGACCTGCTGGAATTCGCCCGCGGGTGAACGACACGATTGTGTGTGCCGTTCCGCAGTGCCGTCCGGCCAGGAAGGGAATCGCGCAACGGCCCGAGCGGGAATCTGTGGCCCTGCGTATCGCCGGGGTTCTCGTCAGCCGGCGGACCGGAGACGCAACAACCGGACCAGCAGTCGGCCGATCCAAGCGGAACCGCCCAGTGCCACGCAGGACCACGGAGACCGACACACGCTCGCGCAGGACCCGAAAATCCCGAGGAGGGTGAATGTCTGCTCACCGCTACGAGCCGGGGCGGTAGGCCTGCTCCTCATCGACAAGGGCCCTTACCGGTAGCACGCGGTGACGAGCGTCGAATCGCGCGCTCGACCGGACCGACCTCGCCTCATCCGTCAAGGCCGCCGAGGCGGACCTACACCTGAATTCCATGTCGATCGATGCGGAGGACGCACATGGGCCCCGAGGAAGGCGTGCTGATCGTGGGGGCCGGCCCCGCGGGACTGATGCTCGCGGGCGATCTGGCCGAGGCAGGGATCGCCTGCATCATGGTGGAGCGCCGCGAAGGGGAGTCCCAGCTCACCCGGGCGTTCGCCGTGCACGCCCGGACGATGGAGCAACTCGACGCCCGCGGGCTCGCCGACGACTTGCTCAAGACCGGACTCCGCAATCCGGTCCTGCAGTTCTTGCAGATCGACCTCTCACGGCTGCCGACCCGCTACCCGCACGTCCTGGTGACACCGCAGTACAACACCGAGCGGCTGCTCCGCTCCCGCGCTCTCACCCACGGAGCGGACATCAAGAGCGGCTACGAGGCGACCGGTCTGCGGCAGGACTCCACGGGCGTCGACGTCGAAGTACGCGCCCCGGACGGTACGGTGCAGACCCTGCGTGCCGCCTACGTCGTGGGCGCTGACGGCCGCAACAGCAAGGTGCGTGAGTCCCTCGGCCTCCCCTTTCCCGGCCGGTCCGCGGTTCGTTCGATGATGCTTGCCGACGTGAGCCTGGCCGAGCCGCCGAGAAAACCTCCCACCGTCGGGGCGGTGGGGGACGCCTTCGCCATCGTCGTGCCCTTCGGCGACGGCTGGTTCCGCGTCATGGCCTGGAACCGTCGCCACGACATGCCTGACACCACGGCCGTCGATCTCGACGAGATCCGCGCAGTCGCCCAGCGGGCGCTCGGGAACGACTTCGGCATGCGGGACGCACGCTGGCTCTCCCGGTTCCACAGCGATGAACGCCAGTGCCCCCGTTACCGCGTCGGCAGGGTCTTCCTCGTCGGCGACGCCGCGCACGTGCACTCACCCGCCGGCGGGATGGGCCTCAACACCAGCATCCAGGATTCGGTCAACCTCAGCTGGAAACTGGCGGCTGTCCTGCACGGCCGGGCTCCGGACGCTCTGCTCGACACGTACGAGGCCGAGCGGCATCCGGTGGGCCGTCGGGTACTTCGGATGAGCGGCGCACTTCTGCGTGGGGTACTGACGACGCCAAAGGCGATGTGCGGATTCCGCGACCTCTTCGCCCGCACGGTGCTGCGCATCCGGCCTGTAGCCCAGCGGGCCGCCCGGGCGATTTCCGGACTCGACATCGCCTACGCCGCTCCGAGTGGCGCACCCCCGCTTGTGGGCAAGCGCGTTCCCGACCTGCCACTGACCGACGGAAAGCGGCTGTACGAGGTTCTGCGCACCCGGCGCTTCGTGCTCGTCACCGCGGCGGATGCGCCGCTCCCCACCGCGGTGACGGAAGGCTGGGCCGACGAGGTCGAGTTCGTGTCCGTGCCAGGTCTGACAAGAAGGGCCCTGCTGGTCAGGCCGGACGCGTACATCGCGTGGACCACCTCGGAGGAACATCCGCAACGCCGGGCCGAGGCCGCCCGACAGGCCCTCACGGACTGGTGTGGTGCAGGCGCTACCGCCCGTCAAGGCACCCCTGCCTCCGGATAAGCCGGCCCCTGACACCGTTGCTGCGCGACGCGGCCGCCGTCCGGTGCCCGCAGCTGCGACGGAACAACCTCTCGCCGCCACGCCACGCCCCAACGGGCCCAAGCGTGTTCCCAGGTGTGAGCTGGTGTGGACACCTGCGCACACCGGCTGGACGACATCTCGTGCCGGCTACGGCCGAGGCATCTGATGCAGTGCCCGCCGAGGGGGCCTACCTCGCGGACGTGCTCGTGCGCTCCGACGACGGCAGCACCAGTGCCCGACCGCACAGCCACGAATGGCACGTCCACGGTGCCCGATCAACAGGTCGGGCCAGCAGACTCAACCGGGAATTTCTTCATGCCAAACAGGAGTGCGCCGTCCGCCCACTCAGACAAGTCGAACAAGCCATTGCACCTGGGCACACCCCTACCGTGAACGACACACCTTCCGAAATCCCCTTTCACGATAGAGCCGGAGCCCACCCATGACTTCTGTCCATTCCTTCTGGGTCGCAGGACGCCCGGCCGAAGGCGACAGCACCCTCGACGTGACTTCCCCGTGGGACAGCAGGCTCGTCGGAACAGTTTCTGTGCCGACCGACGCACAGATTGAAGAGGCTGTCGCCGCCGCCTACGCGGTGCGGGAGGAGTTCGCCGCCACTCCGGCCCACCTGCGGGCCGCCGCCCTGGAGCAGGTCGCCAAACGCCTTGCCGAGCGGACCGAGGAGATAGCACAGCTGATCTCCGCCGAGAACGGCAAGCCCATCAAGTGGGCGCGCGGCGAGGTCGGCCGCGCCGTCTCCGTCTTCCGCTTCGCCTCTGAAGAGGCCCGCCGCTTCAACAGCGGCGAGGCCCAGCGCCTGGACACCGACGCAGGCGGCCAGGGGCGCCTCGCCCTGATCCGCCGCTTTCCCAAGGGCGTCGTCCTCGGCATCACCCCGTTCAACTTCCCGCTGAACCAGGGCGCGCACAAAATGGCTCCCGCCATCGCCGCCGGTGTGCCGATCATCCTCAAGCCCGCTCCGAACACTCCTCTTTCCGGGCTGCTCCTCGGCGAGGTGCTGGCCGAGACGGACCTGCCGGCCGGCTCATGGTCGATCCTGCCGGTCTCCAACGACCGTATGCCCGCCCTCGTCCAGGACGAGCGCCTGCCCGTGATCTCCTTCACCGGTTCCGAGAAGGTCGGCTACGCGATCATGGACTCGGTGCCCCGCAAGCACTGCACCCTGGAACTGGGCGGCAACGGCGCGGCGGTCGTGCTCGCCGACTGGGCGAGCGACGAGGACCTGGACCGGGCCGCCACCCGCATCGCCACGTTCTCGAACTACCAGGGCGGCCAGTCCTGCATCTCCGTGCAGCGGGTGATCGCGGACGCCTCCGTGTACGACCGGCTGCTGCCGCGCATCGTCGCCGCCGTCGTGGCCCAGGTGACCGGCGACCCGTCGGACGACAAGACCGACGTCGGGCCGCTGGTCAGCGAGGACGCGGCCAAGCGCGTCGAGACCTGGGTCGACGAGGCGGTGACGTCAGGCGCCGAACTCCACACCGGTGGCACGCGCGACGGCGCCTCCTACGCACCCACCGTGCTCACCAGTGTCCCGGCGGAGACCACCCTCGCCTGCGAGGAAGTGTTCGGCCCGGTCCTGACCGTGACGAAGGTGAACGGCGACGCAGAGGCGTTCGCCGCGGTCAACGACTCCAAATACGGCCTCCACGCGGGCGTGTTCACCCACGACGTGCAGGTCGCTTTCCGTGCGCACCGCGCGCTCGAGGTCGGCGGCGTGATCATCGGTGATGTTCCGTCCTACCGGGCCGACCAGATGCCGTACGGCGGCGCCAAGCAGTCGGGCGTAGGCCGCGAAGGCGTGAAGTTCGCGATGGAGGACTACACCTACGAGCGAGTCC from Streptomyces sp. NBC_01707 includes the following:
- a CDS encoding aldehyde dehydrogenase family protein codes for the protein MTSVHSFWVAGRPAEGDSTLDVTSPWDSRLVGTVSVPTDAQIEEAVAAAYAVREEFAATPAHLRAAALEQVAKRLAERTEEIAQLISAENGKPIKWARGEVGRAVSVFRFASEEARRFNSGEAQRLDTDAGGQGRLALIRRFPKGVVLGITPFNFPLNQGAHKMAPAIAAGVPIILKPAPNTPLSGLLLGEVLAETDLPAGSWSILPVSNDRMPALVQDERLPVISFTGSEKVGYAIMDSVPRKHCTLELGGNGAAVVLADWASDEDLDRAATRIATFSNYQGGQSCISVQRVIADASVYDRLLPRIVAAVVAQVTGDPSDDKTDVGPLVSEDAAKRVETWVDEAVTSGAELHTGGTRDGASYAPTVLTSVPAETTLACEEVFGPVLTVTKVNGDAEAFAAVNDSKYGLHAGVFTHDVQVAFRAHRALEVGGVIIGDVPSYRADQMPYGGAKQSGVGREGVKFAMEDYTYERVLVLTDLEL
- a CDS encoding alpha/beta fold hydrolase — encoded protein: MAFITTADGTEIFYKDWGSGQPIVFSHGWPLTADAWDPQLNFVADNGFRAVAHDRRGGGRSGQPWAGNDLDTYADDLASLIEALDLRDVILVGHSTGGGEVARYIGRHGTGRVAKAVLLSAIPPLMLKTEANPEGLPVEVFDEIRAGVATDRSQFYRDLSETFYGANREGSTVSQGTRDAFWLWSMQVGIKSAYDCVRAFSETDLTEDLKRFDVPTLIVHGDDDQIVPIVAAGEKSSKLVKDATFKVYRGAPHGLAMVPVFADRFNTDLLEFARG
- a CDS encoding FAD-dependent monooxygenase, whose protein sequence is MGPEEGVLIVGAGPAGLMLAGDLAEAGIACIMVERREGESQLTRAFAVHARTMEQLDARGLADDLLKTGLRNPVLQFLQIDLSRLPTRYPHVLVTPQYNTERLLRSRALTHGADIKSGYEATGLRQDSTGVDVEVRAPDGTVQTLRAAYVVGADGRNSKVRESLGLPFPGRSAVRSMMLADVSLAEPPRKPPTVGAVGDAFAIVVPFGDGWFRVMAWNRRHDMPDTTAVDLDEIRAVAQRALGNDFGMRDARWLSRFHSDERQCPRYRVGRVFLVGDAAHVHSPAGGMGLNTSIQDSVNLSWKLAAVLHGRAPDALLDTYEAERHPVGRRVLRMSGALLRGVLTTPKAMCGFRDLFARTVLRIRPVAQRAARAISGLDIAYAAPSGAPPLVGKRVPDLPLTDGKRLYEVLRTRRFVLVTAADAPLPTAVTEGWADEVEFVSVPGLTRRALLVRPDAYIAWTTSEEHPQRRAEAARQALTDWCGAGATARQGTPASG